From a single Nicotiana tomentosiformis chromosome 2, ASM39032v3, whole genome shotgun sequence genomic region:
- the LOC104100595 gene encoding uncharacterized protein, with product MQARRGLEEASASKMRKKKTSQQKAPVLQKEGNKAKRIQDFHALPIQNGLKPTKRVPSNEVSPLFQHADKSTPEFLPDTSTSGNEYRALRRKYLLLEEESFALGKELSEAEDEIKALEDEKLTLLDELVVLEGLVDPSDIQSQGQRL from the coding sequence ATGCAGGCTCGTAGAGGACTTGAGGAAGCTTCAGCTTCCAAAATGCGAAAAAAGAAAACATCACAACAAAAGGCTCCAGTGCTGCAAAAAGAAGGGAATAAGGCAAAAAGGATACAAGATTTTCATGCGCTGCCAATTCAAAATGGACTAAAACCCACCAAAAGAGTACCATCAAACGAAGTTTCCCCATTATTCCAACATGCCGACAAATCAACACCTGAATTCTTGCCGGATACTTCCACTTCCGGAAATGAATATCGGGCATTAAGGAGAAAGTATCTATTGCTGGAGGAAGAAAGTTTTGCTCTTGGTAAAGAATTGAGTGAAGCCGAAGATGAGATTAAGGCCCTTGAAGACGAGAAGCTTACACTCCTTGATGAACTAGTTGTGTTGGAAGGCCTGGTTGATCCTTCAGACATTCAATCCCAAGGCCAGCGATTATGA
- the LOC104100596 gene encoding probable L-type lectin-domain containing receptor kinase S.5 produces MGLLTAKLLTIFIFLCCLQLKLEAQKLKTFNKEYPSFDETFFNIFEVEKPATISNAALQVTPDSASSDFNLYNNSGRILLKQPFKLWDGDISNNKSRVASFNSSFLVNIYRPKNETAAEGLAFLISPDLEKPLNSQGQYLGLTNATTDGNATNKVIAVELDTFKQTFDPDDNHIGIDIHSIRSVKYESLSSHGIELAPIGARFYNVWVQYDGIKKILDVYIAEQAEKNGSTPPRPNNPILTYNLDLKNHVNQESYFGFSASTGSNYQLNCVLRWNLTVEYFPDKKHPWLKVVLGVGVPVVVLLLLGAAYLGYIYHRRRIDRSQSNILGALKSLPGTPQEYKFKALKKATNNFDEKNKLGQGGYGVVYRGFLVAEDKDIAVKWFSRESIKGEDDFLAELTIINRLRHKHLVKLLGWCHKNGKLLLVYEYMPNGSLDMHLFSGPDKQPLSWHVRYKIVQGVASALHYLHNEYEQRVVHRDLKASNIMLDSKFNARLGDFGLARALDNERTSYAEAEGVLGTMGYIAPECFHTGKATSQSDVYAFGAVLLEVVCGQRPGIKVNGFQFFVDWVWYLHRDGRILEAVDQRLGDDYVAEEAKKLLLLGLACSHPIASERPKTQTIVQIISGSAPAPEVPPFKPAFVWPSMMPMDIDSSVMDTTSITTSHFNSGWSLDYQSRETPSYADHPNSLV; encoded by the exons ATGGGATTATTGACAGCAAAACTACTCACCATTTTCATCTTTCTCTGCTGTCTTCAACTCAAACTTGAAGCCCAGAAACTGAAAACTTTCAATAAAGAGTATCCATCTTTTGATGAAACTTTCTTTAACATATTTGAGGTTgaaaaacctgcaacaatcagcAACGCTGCTCTTCAGGTAACCCCTGACTCTGCATCTTCTGATTTCAACCTCTACAATAACTCAGGAAGAATCCTCTTGAAACAGCCATTTAAGCTATGGGATGGTGATATTTCAAACAATAAAAGCAGGGTTGCATCTTTCAACTCTTCTTTTCTTGTAAATATTTATAGGCCAAAGAATGAAACAGCTGCTGAAGGTTTAGCATTCTTGATTTCTCCAGATTTAGAGAAACCACTCAACAGCCAAGGGCAGTATTTGGGTTTGACAAATGCTACCACTGATGGAAATGCCACCAATAAAGTTATTGCTGTTGAGCTTGATACTTTTAAGCAGACCTTTGACCCTGATGATAACCATATTGGTATAGATATTCACAGTATTAGATCTGTAAAGTATGAATCTTTGTCATCCCATGGGATTGAGCTTGCTCCTATTGGTGCAAGATTCTATAATGTTTGGGTACAATATGATGGAATCAAGAAAATTCTTGATGTGTATATTGCAGAACAAGCTGAAAAGAATGGTTCTACACCACCTAGGCCAAACAACCCTATATTAACATATAATCTTGATTtaaaaaatcatgtgaatcaagaatcatattttggattttctgCATCAACTGGGAGTAATTATCAACTCAACTGTGTGTTGAGGTGGAACTTAACAGTTGAGTATTTTCCAGATAAAAAGCATCCTTGGTTAAAGGTTGTTTTAGGGGTTGGGGTTCCAGTGGTGGTGTTATTGCTACTTGGGGCAGCATATTTAGGGTATATTTATCACAGGAGAAGAATTGATAGGTCACAGTCAAACATATTGGGTGCACTAAAGAGTTTGCCTGGAACCCCACAAGAGTATAAGTTCAAGGCCTTGAAAAAAGCTACCAACAATTTTGATGAAAAGAACAAGCTTGGGCAGGGGGGATATGGAGTGGTTTACAGAGGTTTTTTAGTTGCCGAGGATAAAGATATTGCAGTCAAGTGGTTTTCAAGGGAAAGCATCAAAGGGGAAGATGATTTCTTGGCTGAACTTACTATCATTAATCGTCTCAGGCATAAACATCTTGTCAAATTGCTTG GATGGTGCCACAAGAATGGAAAGCTACTGCTTGTATACGAATACATGCCTAATGGCAGCCTAGATATGCACCTTTTTTCGGGGCCAGATAAGCAGCCGCTGAGCTGGCATGTCCGCTACAAGATTGTGCAAGGTGTCGCCTCAGCGTTGCATTATCTGCACAATGAGTACGAGCAGAGGGTGGTCCATCGCGATCTAAAGGCAAGTAACATCATGCTCGACTCCAAGTTCAATGCACGCCTTGGGGATTTTGGCCTTGCACGAGCCCTTGACAACGAAAGGACCTCATATGCTGAGGCTGAAGGAGTACTTGGCACAATGGGATACATAGCACCAGAGTGTTTCCACACCGGGAAAGCCACATCGCAATCTGATGTTTACGCATTTGGAGCCGTGTTGTTGGAAGTTGTATGTGGCCAAAGACCTGGAATCAAGGTTAATGGttttcaattctttgttgattgGGTTTGGTACTTGCATCGCGATGGCCGTATCCTAGAAGCTGTTGATCAAAGGCTTGGAGATGACTATGTTGCTGAAGAAGCAAAGAAACTTCTGCTATTAGGTTTGGCTTGCTCACATCCAATAGCAAGTGAGAGGCCTAAAACACAGACAATAGTTCAGATTATATCAGGGTCAGCACCAGCACCAGAAGTTCCACCGTTTAAGCCGGCATTTGTATGGCCATCTATGATGCCAATGGACATAGACTCTAGTGTTATGGACACAACATCTATAACAACTTCTCACTTCAATTCAGGATGGAGTCTTGACTATCAAAGCAGGGAGACCCCATCATATGCAGACCACCCCAACTCATTGGTGTAG